Part of the Microbacterium immunditiarum genome is shown below.
ACCCCCTGACCGTCATCAAGATGCTGGCAGTGCTCGTCGCCGCCATGAACGGCGTCGCCATCACAAAGCTCAACGCCGAGCTCTCCCGTCTGCCCGGGACGGTGCGGTACACGGCGCTGCCGCGGAACCTGCGCTTGTGGTGTCTGTGGAGTGCGCTCGTCTCGCAGGCCGCGTGGTGGACGGCGGTCATCGTGGGGATGCTCAACACAGCCTCGAACTGATCTCCTCGCGCGCGGGAGCCGCTTGACGGTAGGCTTTGCGCAACGCCGGCCCCCGAACCGGCCCAGGTGTGCCCCCCGACCTGAGGTGACCCGCCCATGCGCGAACTCATCCGCGGCGGCCTCTGCGCCGCGCGTGCCCTGCTTCGCCGCGCCCGGGCGGCGGGGCCGCTGGAGCTTTCGTAGTGAGCGGCCGGATCCCCTCGGCGATCGAGGAGCGGCGCATGCGACGCCGCCGCCGTCGCCGCCGGTTCGTGCTGTGGACGACCGTGACCGGCATCGTTGTGCTCGTGGGAGCCATCGGAGCCGTCTCGACGATGATCGTCTCGGCGATCGCCGCCCCTTCCGACGAGGTGGCCGCCGCGACGCCCGACCCCACGCCGACGCCCACGCGCGAGCTGATCGTCTTCCCCGACGACGAGCCCGCTGCGACGGCCGGCGCGGAACCGTGCGCAGTCGTGCGGGTGCTGGCATCGTTCGAGAACGCCCACATGGTCGAGAACCTCGCCGCCGCCTACAACAGCCAGCCGCGCAACGTGGCGGGGTCGTGCGTGACGGTCGAGGCGAGCAAAGACAAGTCGGGCGGTGCGGCGGATGCCGTGGCATCCGGCTTCGCCTCGCTCGCCGACGACCAGAAGCCCACCGTGTGGCTGCCCGACTCGTCGACGTGGGTCGACATCGCCCTCGCGAAGGGCGCGACCGTGCTGCACGCCGAGGGGACGAGCGTCGCGTATTCGCACATCGTGCTCGCGATGCCTCAGCCGCTCGCCGAGGCCGTCGGATGGGACGAGGACGCCCCCACTTGGACCGAGGTCTTCCAGGCTGCGGGAGATCCCGATCTCTGGAGCGGCCTCGGGCACCCGGAGTGGGGCACCTTCAAACTCGGCAAGACGAGCCCGCTCGTGGCGACATCGGGCGAGGCGGCCATGTTCGTGTCGTTCGGCACGGCGGCCGGCTCCCTCGACGGGTTCACGGCGGCGCAGGTCGCGGATGCCGCGATCAAGGGCGCCGTCCATGAGAACGAGCTCGCGACGAGCCATTACATGGCCACGCCGGAGCACTTCCTGTGGCACGCGCGGCAGGCCGAGGCATCCGGAACCGCCGCCGACTTCCTGTCGGCCGTCATCGTCGACGAGAAGTCCGTGTGGGATTACAACCGCGGCATCACGAGCCGCGACGGCGTGACCGTCGTGCAGGACGACCCGCCGGCCGAGCAACTCACCGCGATCTACCCGAGCGACGGGTACTACACGGCGAACAACCCTGCGATCCGTCTGACCGGCCCGTGGATCGACCCGGTCGAGGCCGAGGCGGCGGCGGACTTCATCCGCTTCACGCTCACGAAGCAGGGGCAGGCGGCGGTGCGCAC
Proteins encoded:
- a CDS encoding vWA domain-containing protein — encoded protein: MRRRRRRRRFVLWTTVTGIVVLVGAIGAVSTMIVSAIAAPSDEVAAATPDPTPTPTRELIVFPDDEPAATAGAEPCAVVRVLASFENAHMVENLAAAYNSQPRNVAGSCVTVEASKDKSGGAADAVASGFASLADDQKPTVWLPDSSTWVDIALAKGATVLHAEGTSVAYSHIVLAMPQPLAEAVGWDEDAPTWTEVFQAAGDPDLWSGLGHPEWGTFKLGKTSPLVATSGEAAMFVSFGTAAGSLDGFTAAQVADAAIKGAVHENELATSHYMATPEHFLWHARQAEASGTAADFLSAVIVDEKSVWDYNRGITSRDGVTVVQDDPPAEQLTAIYPSDGYYTANNPAIRLTGPWIDPVEAEAAADFIRFTLTKQGQAAVRTSGYRDLNRALDADVARVGRLDVDRDGVLGFPEGDVVTAVQTAFPDVRKRANVLFLLDVSGSMDELISDSDTKLTQARKAIEAALGHFTTGDDVGLAAFAQAPDGSMVPGLLAAPSDIGSSRDAFLAALGGIRSMGDTPLYQAVDTFAAQQAASWSPERINAVVLLSDGENDAPNAPTIGADQVLANLRDLHHSTPVLLFTLAYGADADVKTLQSISGATGAHYYDATDPSKLQSVLGDLVTSF